One Gemmatimonadota bacterium genomic region harbors:
- the tesB gene encoding acyl-CoA thioesterase II — protein sequence MARPDDILLDLLDLEPLEVNIYRGRNRDLGSGRVFGGQVFAQALVAARRTVDEGREAHSVHGYFILPGDLDAPIVFFVDRLRDGKSFTTRRVTAIQHGQAIFNLSASFHVAEAGHEHQDQMPDVPPPESLAPELDLIREMADRIPEPLRTVLTQDRPVDFRPVNPIDPFAPGVPHAPVRHVWFKTVNPLPDETLLHQAVLAYVSDYGLITTALQPHGLTFRSRGLQMASLDHSLWLHREFHVDDWLLYAMDSPVAAGARGFARGRIYTRDGVLVASVAQEGLMRVRSA from the coding sequence ATGGCGCGCCCTGACGACATCCTCCTCGACCTCCTCGACCTCGAGCCGCTCGAGGTCAACATCTATCGCGGACGCAACCGCGACCTCGGCTCCGGACGGGTGTTCGGGGGGCAGGTTTTCGCCCAAGCGCTGGTTGCCGCACGGCGCACGGTCGACGAGGGGCGCGAGGCGCACTCCGTCCATGGGTACTTCATCCTGCCCGGCGATCTCGATGCGCCGATCGTGTTCTTCGTCGATCGGTTGCGCGACGGTAAGAGCTTCACCACGCGCCGCGTCACGGCGATCCAGCACGGGCAGGCGATCTTTAACCTCTCGGCGTCCTTTCACGTCGCGGAAGCGGGACATGAGCACCAGGACCAGATGCCGGATGTGCCGCCTCCGGAGTCCCTCGCCCCGGAACTCGACCTGATCCGCGAGATGGCCGATCGGATCCCCGAGCCGCTGCGTACCGTGCTGACGCAGGATCGCCCGGTGGATTTTCGCCCCGTCAACCCGATCGACCCGTTTGCCCCCGGCGTGCCGCACGCGCCCGTGCGTCACGTCTGGTTCAAGACCGTCAATCCGCTCCCTGACGAGACCTTGCTCCATCAGGCCGTGCTGGCCTATGTCTCCGATTATGGGTTGATCACCACCGCACTGCAGCCGCATGGGCTCACCTTTCGCTCACGCGGACTCCAAATGGCGTCGCTGGATCACTCTCTGTGGCTGCACCGGGAATTTCACGTGGATGACTGGCTCCTGTACGCGATGGACTCGCCGGTGGCGGCGGGTGCACGCGGGTTTGCGCGGGGGCGCATCTATACGCGCGATGGCGTGTTGGTGGCGAGCGTGGCGCAGGAAGGACTGATGAGGGTGCGGTCTGCGTAG
- a CDS encoding acetamidase/formamidase family protein, producing MKRVAALLLSGSTTLVAQTTHRLPATPQTVAYGHYWAETKPVLRIKSGDIIDVETLLTNTPPRLEAAGVAPADVQQSLRDIVAQVTDRGPGGHILTGPVHVEGAEPGDVLEVKVLSIDLPIAYGYNGCSGFMRELCERPTTTIIPLDRRRMTAEFAGATIPLKPFFGSMGVAPPPDRGRVSSNPPDIHAGNLDNKELVAGTTLYIPVHVAGALFEVGDGHAAQGDGEVNQTAIETSLRGRIQLTVRKDMKLDWPLGETSTHWITMGMDKDLTVATRICLQNTVKFLQARLGISQTQAYQLASLAVDFRITQLVDGNVGVHAMVGKGLLRRAQ from the coding sequence ATGAAACGCGTCGCCGCTCTGCTCCTCTCCGGCTCCACCACCCTCGTCGCCCAAACGACGCACCGGTTGCCGGCAACGCCGCAAACGGTCGCGTACGGGCACTACTGGGCGGAAACGAAGCCGGTGCTCCGGATCAAATCAGGAGACATCATTGATGTCGAGACGCTGCTCACCAACACACCACCACGGTTGGAGGCCGCGGGTGTGGCTCCGGCGGACGTGCAACAATCGCTTCGCGACATCGTCGCGCAGGTCACCGATCGCGGACCCGGTGGACACATCCTCACGGGACCGGTCCATGTGGAAGGGGCCGAACCCGGCGATGTCCTGGAAGTGAAGGTGCTCTCGATCGACCTCCCGATCGCATACGGCTACAATGGCTGCAGCGGCTTCATGCGCGAGTTGTGCGAGCGACCCACGACCACCATCATCCCGCTGGATCGTCGCCGCATGACGGCCGAGTTCGCGGGCGCCACGATTCCGCTGAAGCCATTCTTCGGTTCGATGGGAGTCGCGCCGCCGCCGGACCGCGGTCGCGTCTCATCGAATCCCCCTGACATCCACGCGGGGAACCTCGACAACAAGGAGCTCGTGGCGGGCACCACGCTCTACATCCCGGTGCACGTGGCCGGGGCGCTGTTCGAGGTGGGAGACGGCCACGCGGCCCAGGGGGACGGCGAGGTCAACCAGACGGCCATTGAGACCTCACTCCGCGGCCGCATCCAGCTCACGGTCCGCAAGGACATGAAGCTCGACTGGCCGCTCGGCGAGACCTCCACCCACTGGATCACCATGGGGATGGACAAGGACCTCACCGTCGCGACCCGCATCTGTTTACAGAACACCGTCAAGTTCCTGCAAGCGCGACTTGGGATTTCGCAGACACAGGCCTATCAGCTGGCGAGCCTCGCCGTGGACTTCCGGATCACGCAGCTCGTCGACGGCAACGTTGGCGTACACGCGATGGTGGGGAAGGGGCTGCTGCGCCGGGCACAGTAG
- a CDS encoding dienelactone hydrolase family protein translates to MRSFVLALPLAAAACTLQQVSRTSGANGADDHTSHMNAADLVAPPTRDLGPLQQGTAGIPASNLTAQARLAASPRHGEWVKIPYEPGSSDSLMAWVVYPVSREKAPVVVVVHEIFGLATWVRGVADQVAADGFIAVAPDFLSRVRGGPSNVELTGDSARKLIAGVNSTERNRVITAAANYGMMLPAATQKYGVIGYCWGGQTVFMHAVHGGVKGYGGGVAFYGLGYMTGGTPATATTAAVPASVMADSIAKIKAPVMLLNGSKDARIGAAMPSLDSMMKAMKKDYVGMNYDGAIHGFLRAQNDPRAQNRDEAEEMANLAASKDAWPKTIAFLKKNLK, encoded by the coding sequence ATGCGCTCTTTCGTCCTCGCTCTCCCGCTCGCTGCCGCCGCCTGCACCCTGCAGCAGGTCTCACGAACGTCCGGCGCCAACGGCGCCGACGACCACACGTCCCACATGAACGCGGCTGACCTCGTGGCCCCACCCACGCGTGACCTCGGCCCCCTGCAGCAGGGCACCGCCGGAATTCCGGCGAGCAACCTGACCGCGCAGGCTCGGCTCGCGGCAAGCCCGCGACACGGGGAGTGGGTCAAGATCCCGTACGAGCCAGGCTCCAGCGATTCGCTCATGGCGTGGGTCGTGTACCCCGTCTCACGCGAGAAGGCGCCCGTCGTCGTGGTGGTGCACGAGATCTTTGGCCTCGCCACCTGGGTTCGTGGGGTTGCCGACCAAGTGGCCGCCGACGGTTTCATCGCCGTCGCACCAGACTTCCTCTCGCGCGTCCGGGGAGGCCCGTCGAATGTTGAGCTGACGGGAGACTCGGCGCGCAAGCTCATCGCCGGCGTCAACTCCACCGAGCGCAATCGCGTGATCACCGCGGCGGCCAACTACGGCATGATGCTACCCGCCGCCACCCAGAAGTACGGCGTGATCGGCTACTGCTGGGGCGGCCAGACGGTGTTCATGCACGCCGTGCACGGTGGCGTGAAGGGCTACGGTGGAGGCGTGGCGTTTTATGGGCTCGGCTACATGACCGGCGGCACGCCGGCCACCGCCACCACGGCCGCGGTCCCTGCCTCCGTGATGGCCGACTCGATCGCGAAGATCAAGGCGCCGGTCATGCTGCTTAACGGGTCCAAGGATGCCCGCATCGGCGCGGCCATGCCGTCGCTGGACTCGATGATGAAGGCGATGAAGAAGGACTACGTCGGCATGAACTACGACGGAGCGATCCACGGCTTTCTGCGGGCGCAGAACGACCCCCGGGCGCAGAACCGCGACGAAGCCGAGGAAATGGCGAACCTGGCCGCGTCAAAAGATGCGTGGCCGAAGACGATCGCGTTCCTGAAGAAGAACCTGAAATAG
- a CDS encoding amino acid permease, with translation MTQQTDDPLRQVGFATATSVIVANMIGTGVFTSLGFQVIETTSGFALLALWAIGGLVAMCGALAYAELGVAYPHSGGEYVYLSRLYSPLVGFLGGWISMTVGFAAPIALAALAFGKYFAAVVAVPPFAASVAVLVVVALIHASDLAVARRFQVTLVVVELVLILSFVVAGLTFDRPTSMAFEPTADGWRQVLSPGFAVSLIYVSFAFSGWNAAGYIAGEVRNPGRTLPATLIIGTAMVAVLYLLLNWTFLRTIPVAEMRGVVEVGALSAQAMFGESGGRLMSAMISMLLVATISAMVMAGSRVTEAVTRDLTRLRMIGARSANRVPRNAILLQVGITLLLLMTNSVDRVMTYAGFTLNIGTLLAVLAVWIRRKREPHRVLPYRIPGFPMVPAFFVLASVWTLGFVLWERPLAAFAGLGTLALGVALFWWDGRGVR, from the coding sequence ATGACCCAACAGACCGACGACCCGCTGCGCCAGGTCGGCTTCGCCACCGCAACGTCGGTGATCGTGGCCAACATGATCGGCACCGGCGTCTTCACGAGCCTGGGATTCCAGGTCATCGAGACCACCAGCGGCTTCGCGCTGCTCGCCCTCTGGGCGATCGGTGGCCTCGTCGCGATGTGTGGGGCGCTGGCCTATGCCGAGCTCGGCGTGGCCTACCCCCACTCCGGCGGGGAGTACGTGTACCTCTCGCGTCTCTACTCGCCGCTGGTCGGGTTCCTCGGCGGCTGGATCTCGATGACCGTTGGGTTCGCCGCCCCGATCGCGTTGGCGGCGCTCGCCTTTGGCAAGTACTTCGCAGCGGTTGTCGCGGTGCCGCCATTCGCCGCGTCGGTGGCGGTACTGGTCGTCGTCGCCCTCATCCATGCGTCGGACCTCGCGGTGGCGCGCCGCTTCCAGGTCACGTTGGTCGTCGTGGAGCTGGTGCTGATCCTCTCCTTTGTGGTCGCGGGCCTGACCTTCGACCGCCCCACCAGCATGGCCTTCGAGCCGACCGCAGACGGATGGCGCCAGGTGTTGTCACCCGGGTTCGCCGTGTCGCTGATCTATGTCTCGTTTGCCTTTTCCGGCTGGAATGCGGCGGGGTACATCGCCGGCGAGGTACGAAATCCGGGACGCACGCTGCCCGCCACGCTGATCATCGGCACCGCGATGGTGGCCGTGTTGTACCTGCTCCTCAACTGGACCTTCCTGCGCACGATCCCGGTCGCGGAGATGCGGGGCGTGGTGGAAGTTGGCGCCCTGTCGGCGCAGGCGATGTTCGGCGAGAGCGGCGGACGACTGATGAGTGCGATGATCTCGATGCTGCTCGTGGCGACCATCAGCGCGATGGTGATGGCCGGCTCACGCGTCACCGAGGCGGTGACCCGCGACCTGACGCGGCTTCGGATGATTGGCGCACGGAGCGCGAACCGCGTGCCACGCAACGCGATCCTGCTCCAGGTCGGGATCACCCTCCTCCTGCTCATGACCAACTCGGTGGACCGGGTGATGACCTATGCCGGGTTCACCCTCAACATCGGCACCCTGCTCGCCGTCCTGGCGGTGTGGATCCGGAGGAAGCGCGAACCGCACCGCGTGCTCCCGTACCGCATCCCCGGGTTCCCCATGGTGCCAGCCTTCTTCGTGTTGGCGTCGGTGTGGACCCTGGGCTTCGTCCTGTGGGAACGACCGCTGGCGGCCTTTGCCGGATTGGGCACCCTCGCCCTTGGTGTGGCACTCTTCTGGTGGGATGGCCGCGGCGTGCGGTGA
- a CDS encoding amidohydrolase, with protein MPRYTRKEFLSFGALLAGAASLARLPFPRAAQAQPAPAQPNRGAGIEADLVVVNAVVHTSDPAMASAQAFAVKDGRFLAVGSNADIRNLATARTRVIDAAGMFVAPGFIDCHCHPSGVNELFGVNANVRTLAELKANLAKRVAQVPKDMWVDAYMFDDTKLDVDLTRQLLDDISPNNPVSVNHRGGHTSWYNSYALTLAGITPATPDPEHGRFFKDARGQLTGRVAELARGVFAPVGVRARFSKAEGEERARQGMKHISQEFAKVGLTSVHDAGAGSDKIRAYEDVYRAGDLRHRAYMMIRGGAYPQLRDAGVYTGFGDEWLRVGGVKYAADGSASERTMRMSTPYVGTNDYGILTMTQEDIHAAVDNAHANNWQVGIHANGDVAIDMVLQAYERVLAKSPHPDRRHRIEHCSQVNPDLLRRIKATGTIPTPFWTYVYYHGEKWSQYGDEKMRWMFAHRSFLDSGIRVPGASDYGPGPFEPLMALQSMVTRRDFRGREWGTNQKVSIDEALMIATQHGAYASYEEKTKGSITAGKYADFVMLEKSPKAVDPNAIKDIRIVRTVAGGRTTWEG; from the coding sequence ATGCCGCGTTACACCCGCAAGGAGTTCCTCTCATTCGGTGCCCTGCTGGCGGGGGCCGCGAGCCTGGCCCGGTTGCCGTTTCCCCGAGCGGCACAGGCCCAGCCGGCACCCGCACAACCCAACCGCGGCGCTGGCATCGAGGCCGACCTGGTGGTGGTGAACGCGGTGGTGCACACCTCTGATCCGGCGATGGCCAGCGCGCAAGCCTTCGCCGTGAAGGACGGACGCTTTCTCGCGGTGGGGTCGAATGCGGACATCCGCAACCTCGCGACGGCGCGCACCCGCGTCATCGACGCAGCCGGAATGTTTGTCGCGCCGGGGTTCATTGACTGCCACTGCCACCCGAGCGGGGTGAACGAGCTGTTCGGGGTGAATGCGAACGTGCGCACCCTCGCCGAACTCAAGGCCAACCTTGCGAAGCGTGTGGCCCAGGTGCCGAAGGACATGTGGGTGGATGCCTACATGTTCGACGACACCAAGCTGGACGTCGACCTCACGCGCCAGCTCCTCGACGACATCTCCCCAAACAACCCCGTGTCGGTGAACCATCGCGGTGGGCACACCAGCTGGTACAACTCGTATGCCCTGACGCTCGCCGGGATCACCCCGGCCACGCCGGACCCGGAGCATGGGCGCTTCTTCAAGGACGCGCGTGGCCAGCTCACGGGCCGCGTGGCCGAGCTGGCGCGCGGCGTGTTCGCCCCGGTCGGGGTGCGGGCACGCTTCAGCAAGGCCGAAGGGGAGGAACGCGCCCGGCAGGGGATGAAGCACATCTCGCAGGAGTTCGCGAAGGTGGGGCTCACCAGCGTACATGACGCCGGCGCCGGCTCGGACAAGATCCGCGCCTACGAGGACGTGTATCGGGCCGGCGACCTGCGGCATCGCGCCTACATGATGATCCGGGGTGGGGCCTATCCCCAACTACGTGATGCTGGCGTGTACACGGGCTTCGGCGACGAGTGGCTGCGCGTGGGAGGCGTCAAGTACGCGGCCGACGGCTCGGCCTCCGAGCGCACCATGCGCATGAGCACGCCCTACGTCGGGACAAACGACTACGGCATCCTCACCATGACGCAGGAGGATATCCATGCCGCGGTCGACAACGCCCACGCCAACAACTGGCAGGTGGGGATCCACGCCAACGGCGACGTGGCCATCGACATGGTCCTGCAGGCGTATGAGCGCGTGCTGGCGAAGTCCCCGCACCCGGACCGGCGACATCGCATCGAGCATTGCTCCCAGGTGAACCCGGACCTGCTGCGGCGCATCAAGGCCACCGGCACCATTCCCACCCCGTTCTGGACCTACGTGTACTACCACGGGGAGAAGTGGTCGCAGTACGGTGACGAGAAGATGCGCTGGATGTTCGCGCACCGGTCGTTCCTCGACAGCGGGATCCGCGTACCCGGCGCGTCGGACTACGGGCCCGGGCCTTTTGAGCCGCTGATGGCGCTCCAGTCGATGGTCACGCGCCGCGACTTCCGGGGGCGCGAGTGGGGGACGAACCAGAAGGTCTCCATCGACGAGGCGCTGATGATCGCCACGCAGCACGGCGCGTACGCCTCGTACGAGGAAAAGACCAAGGGCTCGATCACGGCGGGGAAGTACGCCGACTTCGTGATGCTCGAGAAGTCACCGAAGGCGGTGGACCCGAACGCGATCAAGGACATCCGGATCGTGCGCACCGTGGCCGGTGGTCGCACGACCTGGGAGGGCTAG
- a CDS encoding AroM family protein: MPPVLGVVTIGQSPRPDLERVFLAQAPGARVRVVGALDGLDTHEIADLSRRATEYPLLVRLVDGSTREIGIEWLHPLVERRAQELATEGAQAVVVACAGDFPACRCDVPVIMPGRLVPQEAAARSERKRVGIVTPVERQARAAGAKWLADGFLPVVTWASPVKHSEIVRASDLMRSADVDVVVLDCMGHDAYYAEEFARRSGKPVFTAQEVAAQAAARHLR; encoded by the coding sequence GTGCCTCCCGTCCTCGGCGTTGTCACCATCGGGCAGTCCCCGCGCCCGGACCTCGAACGCGTCTTCCTGGCCCAGGCGCCGGGGGCGCGCGTGCGGGTGGTTGGTGCGCTCGATGGACTCGATACCCATGAGATCGCCGACCTCTCGCGGCGCGCGACCGAGTATCCGCTCCTCGTCCGCCTCGTGGATGGATCCACCCGGGAGATCGGCATCGAGTGGTTGCATCCGCTCGTTGAACGCCGCGCCCAGGAGCTCGCAACAGAGGGGGCGCAGGCGGTCGTGGTGGCCTGTGCGGGTGATTTCCCCGCCTGTCGGTGCGATGTGCCCGTGATAATGCCCGGGCGGCTCGTTCCACAGGAGGCGGCCGCGCGCAGTGAGCGCAAACGGGTCGGTATCGTGACGCCGGTGGAGCGCCAGGCCCGCGCGGCTGGTGCCAAGTGGCTCGCGGACGGGTTCCTGCCCGTCGTCACGTGGGCCTCGCCGGTGAAACACAGCGAGATCGTCCGTGCGAGCGACCTCATGCGATCGGCCGACGTCGACGTGGTCGTTCTCGACTGCATGGGGCATGACGCGTATTACGCCGAGGAGTTCGCCCGACGCAGTGGCAAGCCCGTCTTCACGGCGCAGGAGGTGGCGGCCCAGGCCGCGGCGCGCCACCTCCGGTAA
- a CDS encoding universal stress protein, with the protein MTRSILVPLDGSAISERAIPVAAALARHHHAHLHLVRVFLPLTARAVNAPPLDPTFDEEQRARAARALQRMARRIHRATQLEVSPQVRVGHTIDEIEAAAREVSADLVVMTTHGRGGVSRAWLGSVTETLLRHLHVPVLVTRQRLDLSTMLARGVPFTKVLLPVDGTPESEEVIDDVSRLLHGVPLDLTLAHVVSPSPVMLANLEDASAVHAVEHEYLMPLAAKWRDERRAVHTVVLTANSAARALADLAHAGAFDLIAMRTHARHGIARFALGSVADKLLRLTTRPVYVRGPERS; encoded by the coding sequence ATGACCCGCTCCATCCTCGTGCCCCTGGACGGCTCCGCGATCAGCGAGCGGGCCATCCCGGTCGCCGCCGCCCTCGCCCGGCACCACCACGCACACCTGCACCTCGTGCGCGTCTTCCTCCCGCTGACCGCACGGGCGGTCAACGCCCCACCACTCGATCCAACCTTTGACGAGGAGCAACGCGCACGCGCCGCGCGGGCGCTCCAGCGCATGGCCCGGCGCATCCATCGCGCCACACAACTCGAGGTCTCGCCCCAGGTACGTGTTGGCCACACGATCGATGAGATCGAGGCCGCCGCGCGCGAGGTGTCGGCCGACCTCGTGGTGATGACCACCCACGGCCGCGGTGGGGTCTCGCGTGCCTGGCTCGGGAGCGTGACCGAAACGTTGCTGCGTCACCTCCACGTCCCCGTTCTCGTCACCCGCCAGCGACTCGATCTCTCCACGATGCTCGCCCGGGGAGTCCCGTTCACCAAGGTGCTCCTCCCGGTCGACGGCACGCCGGAATCCGAGGAGGTGATCGATGACGTATCTCGCCTGCTGCACGGAGTCCCGCTCGACCTCACCCTGGCCCACGTGGTAAGCCCGTCCCCGGTCATGCTGGCCAACCTGGAGGATGCCTCCGCGGTGCACGCCGTTGAGCACGAGTATCTCATGCCCTTGGCGGCGAAATGGCGCGATGAACGCCGCGCCGTTCACACCGTCGTACTCACCGCGAACAGCGCGGCGCGCGCCCTCGCCGATCTGGCCCATGCTGGTGCGTTCGACCTGATCGCCATGCGCACCCACGCGCGACACGGAATCGCCCGCTTCGCGTTAGGCAGCGTGGCGGACAAGCTGCTGCGCCTCACCACCCGACCGGTCTACGTGCGCGGTCCGGAACGCAGCTGA
- a CDS encoding cation-translocating P-type ATPase — translation MTSFLPPTSAPGPTWHVMSAGEVVASLAAHDTRGLSHVEVTQRLQAAGPNLLPEATRRSLTRMILDQFSDLMVVVLLVAAILAGVVGEPQDSFAIVAIILLNAGLGVAQDFRAEQAVASLRALAAPAARVVRDGASRLIPAAELVPGDLVMLEAGDIIPADLRLVGAHNLRVDEAALTGESAAVEKTTAPLPVEASALGDRRNMAWKGTIATYGRGAGVVVATGLRTELGRIATLLGVAEPTFTPLQQRLKRFAAQLAGIVLMICGVVFGIGLLRGEPPVLMFLTAVSLAVAAMPEALPAVVTVALALGARRMARHRALVRRLHAVETLGSVTVICSDKTGTLTSNRMTVTQLRRPPGWEVIGLTDPHDPLARALALNTDAVRGDDGQVTGEATEAALLHHVTASLPETAAHAERYPRVDELPFSSERGRMTTRHVHDATGHFLVMKGSPERVLSRCSHAWNPDGPVVLEREAAEAAAAAMAREGLRVMAFAHRDDPHGEGALTEHHEAGFVLLGMVGLLDAPRPEAQAAVAECHAAGIRVVMITGDHPGTADAVARMVGIQATNGHAVATGNDLARWDAALEREVDQVAVYARVAPEHKLRIVQALQQRGECVAMTGDGVNDAPALRRADIGVAMGRGGTDVARDAADLVLLDDHFATIVAAVREGRRIYDNIRRFVRYVLTGNSAEIWILFLAPFVGLPLPLLPIHILWVNLVTDGLPGLALATEPAERAVMSRPPRPPGESVFAHGVWQHALWVGLLMAGVTLAVQGWAYHTGHAHWQTMTFTVLALSQLGHVLAVRSERESLVQQGILSNRPLALVVAGTIVLQLLTLYLPAGNRLFKTEPLTPLELAVALGASGIVLVAVELEKWLVRHGHLTYRGPLRRVHP, via the coding sequence ATGACCTCATTCCTCCCCCCCACCTCGGCACCTGGCCCGACCTGGCATGTCATGTCGGCCGGGGAGGTCGTCGCGTCGCTTGCCGCGCACGACACCCGGGGATTGTCGCACGTCGAGGTGACGCAGCGCCTCCAGGCCGCCGGCCCCAACCTCCTCCCGGAGGCGACGCGCCGGTCACTCACGCGCATGATCCTGGACCAGTTCTCGGACCTGATGGTCGTGGTCCTCCTGGTCGCCGCGATCCTCGCCGGCGTCGTGGGCGAGCCTCAGGATTCCTTCGCCATCGTGGCGATCATCCTGCTGAATGCGGGGCTGGGGGTGGCACAGGACTTCCGGGCCGAACAAGCGGTGGCCTCGCTCCGCGCCCTCGCCGCGCCCGCCGCACGCGTGGTGCGGGATGGAGCGTCGCGGCTCATCCCCGCCGCCGAGTTGGTGCCCGGTGACCTCGTCATGCTGGAAGCCGGCGACATCATCCCGGCCGACCTGCGCCTGGTAGGCGCGCACAACCTGCGCGTCGACGAGGCAGCGCTCACCGGCGAATCCGCTGCGGTTGAAAAGACGACCGCCCCACTGCCCGTCGAGGCCAGCGCGCTCGGCGATCGGCGCAACATGGCCTGGAAGGGGACGATTGCCACCTACGGGCGCGGTGCCGGGGTGGTCGTCGCCACCGGGCTGAGGACCGAACTGGGCCGGATCGCAACCTTGCTCGGTGTCGCGGAGCCGACGTTCACCCCCCTGCAGCAGCGCCTCAAGCGGTTTGCGGCACAGCTGGCGGGGATCGTCCTCATGATCTGCGGCGTCGTCTTTGGCATCGGGCTGCTGCGCGGCGAACCACCCGTCCTCATGTTCCTCACGGCGGTCAGCCTCGCGGTCGCCGCCATGCCCGAGGCCCTGCCCGCCGTCGTCACCGTGGCGTTGGCGCTCGGGGCGCGACGCATGGCGCGGCACCGGGCGCTCGTCAGGCGCTTGCACGCGGTCGAGACGCTCGGCTCGGTGACGGTGATCTGCTCCGACAAGACCGGCACCCTGACGTCGAACCGGATGACCGTGACCCAACTGCGCCGCCCGCCAGGGTGGGAGGTCATCGGGCTCACTGATCCCCACGATCCCCTCGCGCGCGCCCTCGCCCTGAACACCGACGCCGTGCGCGGCGACGATGGACAAGTGACGGGCGAGGCGACCGAAGCCGCCCTGCTCCACCATGTCACGGCCTCCCTCCCGGAAACGGCCGCACACGCCGAACGCTATCCGCGTGTGGACGAACTGCCGTTCTCATCCGAGCGCGGCCGCATGACGACCCGGCATGTGCACGACGCCACGGGGCACTTCCTGGTGATGAAGGGCTCGCCGGAACGTGTCCTGTCCCGCTGTTCCCATGCGTGGAACCCTGACGGTCCCGTCGTGCTGGAACGCGAGGCGGCCGAGGCGGCGGCCGCGGCCATGGCCCGCGAAGGGCTGCGCGTGATGGCGTTTGCCCACCGGGATGATCCCCATGGCGAGGGCGCGCTCACCGAGCACCATGAGGCGGGCTTCGTCCTGCTTGGCATGGTCGGGTTGCTCGACGCCCCACGGCCCGAGGCGCAGGCGGCAGTGGCGGAGTGCCATGCGGCCGGCATCCGCGTGGTCATGATCACGGGCGATCATCCGGGAACAGCGGATGCCGTCGCCCGCATGGTCGGGATTCAGGCGACGAACGGCCATGCGGTCGCGACCGGGAACGACCTCGCCCGCTGGGACGCCGCGCTCGAGCGGGAGGTGGACCAGGTCGCGGTGTATGCGCGCGTGGCACCGGAACACAAGCTGCGCATCGTCCAGGCCCTCCAGCAGCGGGGGGAGTGTGTGGCGATGACCGGGGATGGGGTGAATGACGCCCCGGCGCTTCGGCGCGCGGACATCGGTGTGGCGATGGGGCGCGGCGGAACCGACGTCGCGCGCGACGCCGCTGACCTCGTCCTGCTCGACGACCACTTTGCGACGATCGTCGCTGCCGTGCGCGAGGGGCGCCGCATCTACGACAACATCCGGCGCTTCGTGCGGTATGTGCTCACTGGCAACTCCGCCGAGATCTGGATCCTCTTCCTCGCGCCGTTTGTCGGGTTGCCCTTGCCCCTGCTCCCCATCCATATCCTGTGGGTGAACCTGGTGACCGACGGACTCCCGGGACTGGCCCTGGCCACGGAACCGGCCGAGCGGGCCGTGATGTCGCGGCCCCCGCGCCCGCCGGGGGAAAGCGTGTTCGCGCATGGCGTCTGGCAGCATGCGCTTTGGGTGGGACTGCTCATGGCCGGCGTGACCCTCGCGGTGCAGGGGTGGGCCTACCACACAGGACACGCCCACTGGCAAACCATGACCTTCACGGTCCTCGCGCTCTCGCAGCTCGGGCACGTGCTGGCGGTGCGGTCAGAGCGGGAGTCGCTGGTGCAGCAGGGAATCTTGAGCAACCGCCCCCTGGCCCTGGTCGTCGCCGGCACGATCGTGCTCCAGCTGCTCACGCTGTACCTGCCCGCCGGCAACCGCCTGTTCAAGACGGAGCCGTTGACGCCGCTGGAGCTCGCCGTCGCGTTAGGCGCCTCGGGCATCGTGCTCGTGGCCGTCGAGCTCGAGAAGTGGTTGGTGCGGCACGGCCACCTGACGTACCGCGGGCCGCTGCGCCGCGTTCACCCATGA